The following coding sequences lie in one Arachis stenosperma cultivar V10309 chromosome 5, arast.V10309.gnm1.PFL2, whole genome shotgun sequence genomic window:
- the LOC130979900 gene encoding probable carboxylesterase 18, whose amino-acid sequence MAAEGNSETPKLSLAWHMRFSISLFAALNDVACRSDGTINRRLLKFLDHKTKPSPLPSNGVTSEDVTVDAAKDVWFRLFTPSTPVAGATLPVLIFFHGGGFAFLSPASYGYNAVCRRLCRRLNAIVVSVNYRPTPEHRYPCQYDDGFAAVKFLEENPSVLPENADLAKCFLAGDSAGANLAHHVAIRIAQSELQKVRVLGLVSIQPFFGGEERTEAEIRLGDNAPLVSVARTDWLWKVFLPNGSDRNHGSVNVSGPNALDISGLNYPNTLVFVSGFDPLQDWQRRYHEWLRKSGKVAQLIEYPTMFHAFYLFPNVPESSQLISQVKDFITKEISNSE is encoded by the coding sequence ATGGCAGCTGAAGGCAACTCCGAAACCCCAAAACTGTCACTTGCATGGCACATGCGATTTTCCATCTCTTTGTTCGCTGCTCTAAACGACGTCGCATGCCGCTCTGACGGTACCATCAACCGCCGTCTCCTCAAATTCCTCGACCACAAGACCAAACCCAGTCCCCTCCCAAGTAACGGCGTTACTTCCGAAGACGTCACAGTCGACGCCGCAAAAGACGTCTGGTTCCGACTCTTCACTCCCTCAACCCCCGTCGCCGGCGCTACACTCCCCGTCCTCATCTTCTTCCACGGAGGCGGATTCGCGTTTCTTTCCCCGGCCTCCTACGGCTACAACGCAGTCTGCCGGAGATTGTGCCGGAGACTCAACGCCATCGTTGTCTCCGTGAACTACCGCCCAACGCCGGAGCACCGCTACCCCTGCCAGTACGATGACGGATTCGCCGCCGTGAAATTCCTCGAAGAGAATCCCTCTGTCCTGCCGGAAAATGCTGATTTGGCAAAATGCTTCCTCGCCGGCGACAGCGCCGGCGCCAATCTCGCACACCACGTGGCAATTCGGATCGCACAGTCGGAGCTTCAGAAAGTCCGGGTCCTCGGGTTGGTATCGATCCAACCGTTCTTCGGCGGCGAGGAGCGGACCGAGGCAGAGATCCGGCTCGGGGACAACGCCCCGCTTGTTTCAGTGGCGAGGACCGATTGGTTGTGGAAGGTGTTCTTACCCAACGGGTCGGATCGGAACCACGGGTCTGTGAACGTGTCGGGTCCAAATGCATTGGACATTTCGGGTCTGAATTACCCAAATACCCTTGTGTTTGTGAGCGGGTTTGACCCGTTACAGGATTGGCAAAGAAGATACCATGAGTGGTTAAGGAAATCAGGTAAAGTGGCTCAGCTAATTGAGTATCCAACTATGTTCCATGCCTTTTATTTGTTCCCTAATGTGCCTGAATCTTCCCAATTGATCTCACAAGTCAAGGATTTCATCACCAAGGAAATCTCCAATTCTGAATAA